The genomic stretch ACGTGCTCCAAGCACGCGAGCAGGCGCTTGCCGGAGTGAGTGCGAGCGGCGCCTTTCGATGCGGGCGTGTGCAGCGGCAGGATGGCGCTCCACACCCCGTGGAAAGGAGCAGTCATGAACTCACGTTTTCTTGCTGTCGCTGTCCTGGGTGCCGCGATGTTCACCGGCTGTGGTGAGCCGGAGCCCCCCCCTGAGACACCCGCCGGTGAAGGCGTCATCATCCCCTCAGCGGAGACGCAGGGAGGGTCCGCCACCGTCACTGCCGCCGCGTACTGCGACGACGTGACGACGTGGAATTCCGCGTGGGCGGCCCTGGAAGACCAGGTGCTCGTGCTCGTCAACGAGCACCGCGCCGCCGGAGCCGTCTGTGGCGGCGTGGCCAAGCCTCCCGCGCCCCCACTCAGCAACAACGCCCAGCTGCGGTGTGCGGCGCGCAAGCACTCCAAGGACATGGGCACCAACAACTTCATGAGCCACACGGGCTCGGACGGCTCCACGCCCTGGCAGCGGATGAACTGGGCGGGCTACACGTACCGCAACGCCGCGGAGAACGTCGCGGCCGGCTACTCCACGGCCCTGGCCGTGGTGAAT from Myxococcus xanthus encodes the following:
- a CDS encoding CAP domain-containing protein, translating into MNSRFLAVAVLGAAMFTGCGEPEPPPETPAGEGVIIPSAETQGGSATVTAAAYCDDVTTWNSAWAALEDQVLVLVNEHRAAGAVCGGVAKPPAPPLSNNAQLRCAARKHSKDMGTNNFMSHTGSDGSTPWQRMNWAGYTYRNAAENVAAGYSTALAVVNGWMTSTGHCNNIMNPALLEMGVGYFNAPSSTYRHYWTQAFGRQ